A stretch of Saccharothrix texasensis DNA encodes these proteins:
- a CDS encoding DUF6319 family protein, which translates to MAKAKQNSLSAQDIDHLRAELAAGRPPAVWFTSAAVGVEAGRSAKVVAFTEPAEGDFIQVRPTGEKDELSFSPAELTVEKPAPRKRAPAPAAVETPAPAPVEHIYTPAPAPAPAPPKPRPAPAPTAPAERRPAARKQAKPAEVTVTLTSTADGEWTVDVQWGAKRTLKAAPVAASAVSQVSKLLPAEVDEAVESVLSAARERHLARVEQLRAELEAAQRALDELNG; encoded by the coding sequence ATGGCGAAGGCGAAGCAGAACTCGTTGTCCGCGCAGGACATCGATCACCTGCGCGCGGAGTTGGCCGCGGGCCGGCCGCCCGCGGTCTGGTTCACCTCCGCCGCGGTCGGGGTGGAGGCCGGGCGGTCGGCGAAGGTGGTGGCGTTCACCGAACCCGCCGAGGGGGACTTCATCCAGGTGCGGCCGACGGGGGAGAAGGACGAGCTGTCGTTCTCGCCGGCCGAGTTGACCGTGGAGAAACCGGCTCCGCGCAAGCGCGCCCCGGCGCCCGCCGCGGTGGAGACCCCGGCTCCGGCTCCGGTCGAGCACATCTACACGCCCGCGCCGGCTCCCGCGCCCGCTCCGCCGAAGCCGAGGCCCGCCCCGGCGCCGACCGCGCCCGCGGAGCGCCGGCCGGCGGCGCGCAAGCAGGCGAAGCCGGCGGAGGTGACGGTGACGCTCACGTCGACCGCCGACGGCGAGTGGACGGTCGACGTGCAGTGGGGCGCGAAGCGCACCTTGAAGGCCGCGCCGGTGGCCGCGTCGGCGGTGTCGCAGGTGTCGAAGCTGCTGCCGGCGGAGGTCGACGAGGCGGTCGAGAGCGTGCTGAGCGCGGCCCGCGAACGCCACCTCGCCCGGGTCGAGCAGCTGCGGGCCGAGCTGGAGGCGGCCCAGCGGGCGTTGGACGAGCTGAACGGCTGA
- a CDS encoding DUF2238 domain-containing protein translates to MQPRDRLPVTLAVLVVVAVAVSAIRPKDHVTWLLEVAPIVIALPLLAWTRRRFPLTPLAYWLIFGHALVLALGGHYTYAEVPLGELPWTDRNHYDRFAHFVQGFVPAVLVREVLLRRTPLRPGRWTSFLVSATCLAVSAGYEFVEWAGAVVGGESATDFLGTQGDVWDTHWDMLLALVGSVVAQWALGRAHDRQLAGLSVA, encoded by the coding sequence ATGCAGCCAAGGGACCGCCTGCCGGTCACCCTCGCGGTACTCGTCGTGGTGGCGGTCGCGGTGTCGGCCATCCGGCCCAAGGACCACGTCACCTGGCTGCTGGAGGTCGCGCCGATCGTCATCGCGCTGCCCCTGCTGGCGTGGACCCGCCGCCGGTTCCCGCTGACCCCGCTCGCCTACTGGCTGATCTTCGGGCACGCGCTGGTGCTCGCGCTCGGCGGCCACTACACCTACGCCGAGGTGCCGTTGGGCGAGCTGCCGTGGACCGACCGCAACCACTACGACCGGTTCGCCCACTTCGTGCAGGGCTTCGTGCCAGCGGTGCTGGTCCGGGAGGTCCTGCTGCGCCGGACGCCGCTGCGGCCGGGGCGGTGGACGTCCTTCCTCGTGTCGGCGACGTGCCTGGCGGTGAGCGCGGGCTACGAGTTCGTGGAGTGGGCGGGCGCGGTGGTCGGCGGCGAGTCGGCGACGGACTTCCTTGGCACGCAAGGGGATGTGTGGGACACGCACTGGGACATGCTCCTCGCGCTCGTCGGTTCGGTGGTCGCGCAGTGGGCGCTGGGACGTGCGCACGACCGGCAGCTCGCGGGATTGTCGGTGGCGTAG
- a CDS encoding DUF1996 domain-containing protein codes for MNARLRGVIGAASVALALALIGSVVAYQPAGAGPEEIHAVNHDSHPAAPDAHQAAAIEGQAGIQAASEFRANCRASHRSGNDPIIYPNQTGVSHVHEFFGNRSTNASSTYTSLKAAGTTCDPVVDLSAYWVPTLYKNGQPVAPESVTVYYQGIHDMQRAVAYPPDMRYVVGNARATSPDQNPSARWSCTTQSPSSRDFMNCPAGTKLETYLDFPTCWNGRDLDSANHKDHIVFWNGSCPSTHNVVLPRLEFLITYPVNGGGLSLGGTVNGVNVTNAPGYTFHGDFMNAWDQPELERRVRNCVNAGRICGTNGNPI; via the coding sequence ATGAACGCGAGATTGAGAGGTGTCATCGGCGCCGCGTCCGTCGCGCTGGCACTGGCCCTGATCGGGTCGGTGGTCGCTTACCAGCCGGCGGGCGCGGGGCCGGAAGAGATCCACGCCGTCAACCACGACAGCCACCCGGCCGCACCGGACGCGCACCAGGCCGCGGCCATCGAAGGACAAGCCGGCATCCAGGCCGCCTCGGAGTTCCGCGCCAACTGCCGCGCGAGCCACCGGTCCGGCAACGACCCGATCATCTACCCCAACCAGACCGGCGTGTCGCACGTGCACGAGTTCTTCGGCAACCGGTCCACCAACGCGTCGTCCACGTACACGTCGCTCAAAGCGGCGGGCACCACGTGCGACCCGGTGGTCGACCTGTCCGCCTACTGGGTGCCCACGCTCTACAAGAACGGGCAGCCGGTCGCGCCGGAGAGCGTCACCGTGTACTACCAGGGCATCCACGACATGCAACGCGCCGTCGCGTACCCGCCGGACATGAGGTACGTCGTCGGCAACGCCCGGGCGACCAGCCCCGACCAGAACCCGTCCGCGCGGTGGTCGTGCACCACGCAGTCGCCGTCGAGCCGGGACTTCATGAACTGCCCGGCCGGCACCAAGCTGGAGACGTACCTCGACTTCCCGACCTGCTGGAACGGCCGGGACCTCGACAGCGCCAACCACAAGGACCACATCGTGTTCTGGAACGGGTCGTGCCCGTCCACGCACAACGTGGTCCTGCCGAGGCTGGAGTTCCTGATCACCTACCCGGTCAACGGCGGCGGGCTGTCGCTGGGCGGGACGGTGAACGGGGTGAACGTGACCAACGCGCCGGGGTACACCTTCCACGGTGACTTCATGAACGCGTGGGACCAGCCGGAACTGGAACGACGGGTGCGCAACTGCGTGAACGCGGGTCGCATCTGCGGCACGAACGGCAACCCCATCTAG
- a CDS encoding glycosyl hydrolase, with product MRSIRPHLAALAVAVAAAAAIPLALPGTASAVTVGAGSYATTRPAGAVGPSDANGSPLTPKVTARMAGRPVPTNDWWSSLAFQRYPGNPYSENMYAHPLTFHAAAQGLGVGYPTSPNITPDGRFYEFMHQDDLFVGVSGLNSPRTQVDGWTDWTVSPLWTDGTRTLRTTIGHGSPYVYAEATGGTARVGFNGATTIWSNTGTTLGVTINGRDYALFSPSNWNVVGTAEATSSAAFFSVAVLPSRDALSLFQRYAFSFVTDTKVNWTYNSANAQLTATYTATTTARQGTQTGTLQALYRHQWLNSPDTLTAFRYTSPRGEMRVREGSSFTTRSTFNGVLPALPLSSAADKNRLRSEIDQELNAADPWKGAGDTYWTGKALWRLAALARVANQIGYTDGRDRLLGLVRDRLSDWLTATPGEAGNHFAYDATWGTLIGYKASYGTDAELNDHHFHYGYYVLAAAILAQHDPGWASDSRYGGMVKLLVKDANNFDRGETRFPFLRNFDAYAGHGWASGHAGFAHGNNEESSSEGMMFATAAVLFGQATGDTAMRDAGIYLHTTQESTIAQYWFDKDDTVFPAAFQHGTVGMVWGAGASYSTWWTANPEEIHGINMLPITGGSLYHADYKADILQNVNELRANNGGTEVEWKDVITQFLALADPAQALANYGSGLPPEDGDSRAHAYHWITSLDTYGTPDTSVTANVPTHAVLSKNGARTYVAYNPGTTTATVTFSDGQTLSVPASSTAWRGPAGSGVDSGSGGVNPTSTTTTTSTTTTTTTTTTTTTTTAPPTSRDAFATIQAESYDEHKGVFKETTTDTGGGQNIAGLANGEWALFRGVDFGSRTGRQFVARVASGAAGGVSGLVEVRVGSPTATPLGSFAIANTGGWQSWRTVPANITGLTGKHDVYLTFTSGQPADFVNVNWITFGS from the coding sequence GTGCGTTCAATCCGCCCCCACCTGGCGGCCCTCGCGGTCGCCGTGGCCGCGGCTGCCGCGATCCCCCTCGCCCTACCCGGAACGGCCAGTGCCGTCACGGTGGGCGCGGGCAGCTACGCCACCACCCGTCCGGCGGGCGCGGTCGGCCCGTCCGACGCCAACGGCTCGCCCCTGACGCCGAAGGTCACCGCCAGGATGGCCGGCCGACCGGTGCCGACCAACGACTGGTGGTCGTCGCTGGCCTTCCAGCGCTACCCCGGCAACCCCTACTCCGAGAACATGTACGCCCACCCGCTGACGTTCCACGCGGCGGCGCAGGGCCTCGGCGTCGGTTACCCGACCAGCCCGAACATCACCCCCGACGGCCGGTTCTACGAGTTCATGCACCAGGACGACCTGTTCGTCGGCGTCAGCGGCCTCAACTCGCCCCGCACCCAGGTCGACGGCTGGACCGACTGGACCGTGAGTCCACTGTGGACCGACGGGACGCGCACCCTGCGCACGACCATCGGCCACGGCTCGCCGTACGTGTACGCGGAGGCCACCGGCGGCACGGCCCGGGTCGGGTTCAACGGCGCCACCACGATCTGGAGCAACACCGGCACCACCCTCGGCGTCACGATCAACGGCCGCGACTACGCGCTGTTCTCGCCGAGCAACTGGAACGTCGTCGGCACCGCCGAGGCCACCTCGTCGGCCGCCTTCTTCTCGGTGGCCGTGCTGCCGAGCCGCGACGCGCTGTCCCTGTTCCAGCGCTACGCCTTCTCGTTCGTCACCGACACCAAGGTCAACTGGACCTACAACTCGGCGAACGCCCAGCTCACCGCCACCTACACGGCCACGACCACGGCACGCCAGGGCACCCAGACCGGCACCCTGCAAGCCCTCTACCGGCACCAGTGGCTCAACTCCCCCGACACCCTCACCGCCTTCCGCTACACCTCGCCGCGCGGCGAGATGCGGGTGCGCGAGGGCTCGTCGTTCACGACCCGCAGCACGTTCAACGGCGTCCTGCCGGCGCTACCCCTGTCCTCGGCAGCCGACAAGAACCGCCTGCGCTCGGAGATCGACCAGGAGCTCAACGCCGCCGACCCGTGGAAGGGCGCGGGCGACACCTACTGGACCGGCAAGGCGTTGTGGCGCCTGGCGGCACTGGCCCGGGTGGCCAACCAGATCGGCTACACCGACGGCCGCGACCGGCTGCTCGGCCTGGTCCGCGACCGGCTCTCCGACTGGCTCACCGCCACGCCCGGCGAGGCCGGCAACCACTTCGCCTACGACGCCACGTGGGGCACGCTGATCGGCTACAAGGCGTCCTACGGCACCGACGCCGAGCTGAACGACCACCACTTCCACTACGGCTACTACGTGCTGGCCGCGGCGATCCTCGCGCAGCACGACCCGGGCTGGGCGTCGGACTCCCGCTACGGCGGCATGGTCAAGCTGCTGGTCAAGGACGCCAACAACTTCGACCGCGGCGAGACGCGCTTCCCGTTCTTGCGCAACTTCGACGCCTACGCGGGCCACGGCTGGGCCTCCGGCCACGCCGGCTTCGCCCACGGCAACAACGAGGAGTCCTCGTCGGAGGGCATGATGTTCGCCACCGCCGCCGTGCTGTTCGGCCAGGCCACCGGTGACACGGCGATGCGCGACGCGGGCATCTACCTGCACACCACGCAGGAGAGCACGATCGCCCAGTACTGGTTCGACAAGGACGACACGGTGTTCCCGGCGGCCTTCCAGCACGGCACGGTCGGCATGGTGTGGGGCGCGGGCGCCAGCTACAGCACCTGGTGGACGGCCAACCCGGAGGAGATCCACGGCATCAACATGCTGCCGATCACCGGCGGGTCGCTCTACCACGCCGACTACAAGGCCGACATCCTCCAGAACGTCAACGAGCTGCGCGCCAACAACGGCGGCACCGAGGTCGAGTGGAAGGACGTCATCACCCAGTTCCTGGCGCTCGCCGACCCGGCGCAAGCGCTGGCGAACTACGGCTCCGGCCTGCCGCCGGAGGACGGCGACTCGCGGGCGCACGCCTACCACTGGATCACGTCGCTCGACACCTACGGCACGCCCGACACGTCCGTCACCGCGAACGTGCCGACGCACGCCGTGCTGAGCAAGAACGGCGCCCGCACGTACGTGGCCTACAACCCGGGCACGACGACGGCCACGGTGACGTTCTCCGACGGGCAGACCCTGTCCGTGCCGGCGTCGTCCACCGCGTGGCGCGGGCCGGCCGGCAGCGGCGTGGACTCCGGCTCGGGTGGCGTGAACCCGACGTCGACGACCACCACCACGTCGACGACGACCACCACGACCACCACCACGACGACCACGACCACGACCGCTCCGCCGACCAGCCGGGACGCCTTCGCCACCATCCAGGCCGAGTCCTACGACGAGCACAAGGGCGTGTTCAAGGAGACGACCACCGACACCGGCGGCGGCCAGAACATCGCCGGCCTCGCGAACGGCGAGTGGGCGCTCTTCCGGGGCGTCGACTTCGGCTCCCGCACCGGCCGGCAGTTCGTCGCCCGCGTCGCCAGCGGCGCGGCGGGCGGCGTGAGCGGCCTGGTCGAGGTCCGCGTCGGCAGCCCGACCGCCACACCGCTCGGCAGCTTCGCCATCGCCAACACCGGCGGCTGGCAGAGCTGGCGCACCGTGCCCGCCAACATCACCGGCCTGACCGGCAAGCACGACGTCTACCTCACCTTCACCAGCGGTCAGCCCGCCGACTTCGTCAACGTCAACTGGATCACGTTCGGTTCCTAG